Proteins found in one Alicyclobacillus cycloheptanicus genomic segment:
- a CDS encoding ABC transporter permease subunit produces MRIFSTTILILAALAATSFLLLPVIALLLHVSWPGLWGIWTTYGGEPWRLSLETTLITMLIVLVVGTPIGWLLARGKSRLWKLVEYLLLIPLLMPPLVIGLLLVYFYGPYGFIGGALAHWHIAVLNTALAVVIAQVYEAIPYYIFSVQGALRQVDPGYERLSYSLGVPPGRTFWRVTLPLAMPGVTVGLTMAFARAIGAYGAIIVVAYNPHTLPVSIWVALEEQGLPVALPLALLLLVTALPLPLATVLWRRNQHAAAES; encoded by the coding sequence ATGAGGATTTTTTCTACCACCATTTTGATTCTCGCAGCCTTGGCTGCCACGAGTTTTTTGCTGCTGCCAGTCATCGCGCTGCTGCTGCACGTCTCGTGGCCAGGTCTGTGGGGGATTTGGACAACATACGGCGGTGAGCCCTGGCGCTTGTCGCTGGAGACAACGCTCATCACCATGCTCATTGTGCTGGTGGTCGGTACACCGATTGGGTGGCTGCTGGCGCGGGGGAAGAGCCGGCTGTGGAAGTTGGTTGAATACCTGCTGCTCATCCCCCTGCTCATGCCGCCGCTGGTGATTGGCTTGCTGCTCGTGTACTTTTACGGACCCTATGGATTCATTGGCGGGGCGCTAGCGCACTGGCATATCGCCGTTCTGAATACAGCGCTGGCTGTGGTCATCGCCCAAGTTTACGAAGCCATCCCGTATTACATTTTCTCCGTGCAAGGTGCGCTTCGTCAGGTCGATCCGGGGTACGAACGACTCTCTTACTCCCTTGGCGTACCGCCCGGCAGAACCTTTTGGCGGGTCACCCTGCCGCTTGCGATGCCGGGCGTCACCGTCGGGCTGACGATGGCGTTCGCACGGGCCATTGGTGCCTACGGCGCCATCATCGTGGTCGCCTACAACCCGCATACCCTGCCCGTCAGTATTTGGGTGGCCTTAGAAGAACAGGGACTGCCCGTGGCCCTGCCATTAGCCCTGTTGCTGCTTGTCACCGCGTTGCCATTGCCGTTGGCCACAGTCCTTTGGAGGCGAAACCAGCATGCTGCAGCTGAGTCTTGA
- a CDS encoding ABC transporter ATP-binding protein produces the protein MLQLSLELPRKPFTISIQELTVETGSTLCLFGPSGSGKSSILSVIAGFETGCQSAYLAVNGRVLIDTSKHPRISCPPWRRNIAYMEQSARLFPHLTVEQNILYGTRRDVDRAWITTIIEATGLQQELRTHPSRLSGGMSQRVALARALATKPNVLLLDEPFSALDWLSRRSLQDLIREVRARFSMTIILVTHQFTEAQRLADHIALMDQGKILQVGSPRELIEQPASWRAAALVGYTSRIEAPDGASLWMHPDRVVMGHKPGLGTPIPVVVEDVTWHEGRQQVTLSVRPPWQASGTMEVNLPPTEAVQIGEPMEITVLSPRQQESSLADLAEPTNQLVW, from the coding sequence ATGCTGCAGCTGAGTCTTGAACTCCCGCGCAAACCATTCACGATTTCCATCCAGGAGCTGACCGTCGAAACAGGTTCTACCCTGTGCCTGTTCGGCCCGTCCGGGTCCGGCAAGTCCAGCATCCTGTCGGTGATTGCAGGCTTTGAGACAGGCTGCCAAAGCGCCTATCTCGCGGTGAACGGCCGTGTCCTCATCGACACCAGCAAACATCCCCGCATTTCCTGCCCGCCCTGGCGCCGGAACATCGCGTACATGGAGCAGTCCGCCCGCCTGTTTCCCCACTTGACCGTCGAGCAAAACATCCTGTATGGGACGCGGCGCGATGTCGACCGAGCGTGGATCACGACCATCATCGAAGCCACTGGCCTCCAGCAGGAGCTCCGCACCCATCCCAGCCGCCTGTCCGGGGGCATGTCACAGCGCGTTGCGCTCGCGCGCGCCCTCGCCACCAAACCCAATGTTCTGTTGCTCGATGAGCCGTTTTCCGCGCTCGATTGGCTCTCCCGGAGATCCTTACAGGACCTCATCCGAGAGGTACGCGCCCGGTTCTCGATGACCATCATTCTTGTCACGCACCAGTTCACCGAAGCGCAGCGGCTCGCCGACCACATCGCCCTGATGGACCAAGGCAAAATCCTTCAGGTCGGCTCCCCACGCGAACTGATTGAGCAGCCAGCTTCATGGCGTGCCGCAGCCTTGGTGGGGTACACGTCGAGGATTGAAGCACCAGACGGCGCATCGCTGTGGATGCATCCGGACAGAGTCGTGATGGGCCATAAACCCGGCCTCGGCACCCCCATCCCCGTCGTCGTCGAAGACGTCACCTGGCACGAAGGCCGCCAGCAAGTCACCCTGTCTGTTCGCCCCCCATGGCAGGCATCCGGTACGATGGAAGTGAACCTGCCGCCAACAGAGGCCGTGCAAATCGGCGAACCCATGGAGATCACAGTCCTGTCACCCCGCCAACAGGAATCATCCCTGGCGGACCTGGCGGAGCCGACGAATCAGCTCGTGTGGTGA
- the cas6 gene encoding CRISPR-associated endoribonuclease Cas6, whose product MRVVLEFAPKGALRLPMHYNAALHGVLYRHLSDNRMRDQLHDHGLHRVGSKPVKLFTFSRLMGEYEIDSKEKTITFQGPVRWVVSSAVDQVIYDLSMTLLKAGRISLHGTEVQVRTASLERYSGTVTQGQIRLMSPITVYRTLNLPNGRKYTQYYSPGTPEFTELMRKNLLLKASALGLEVTEADAAFDLIPVDQAHMKERIVLFRDTPVHAWDGNFRVQGTPKMLALAWNAGLCMKNSDGFGLFDFFARGR is encoded by the coding sequence ATGCGTGTCGTGTTGGAATTTGCACCTAAGGGGGCGCTGCGGTTACCGATGCACTACAATGCTGCGCTCCACGGCGTGTTATATCGCCATCTCAGCGATAACCGCATGCGTGACCAGTTGCATGACCACGGGCTGCACCGCGTCGGGAGCAAACCTGTCAAGTTGTTCACGTTCTCGCGGTTGATGGGGGAGTATGAAATCGATAGTAAGGAAAAGACCATCACGTTTCAGGGGCCAGTGCGATGGGTAGTCTCCAGTGCTGTGGATCAAGTGATCTACGATCTGTCGATGACATTGCTCAAGGCGGGTCGGATTTCGCTGCACGGTACGGAGGTGCAGGTGCGGACGGCGAGTCTGGAAAGATATTCAGGGACCGTCACGCAGGGGCAGATTCGTCTGATGTCGCCGATTACGGTTTACCGTACTCTCAACTTGCCGAACGGCCGCAAGTACACTCAGTACTACTCGCCAGGCACACCGGAGTTCACAGAACTGATGAGGAAAAATCTGCTCCTCAAAGCCTCTGCGCTGGGTCTGGAGGTTACGGAGGCTGATGCGGCGTTTGACTTGATTCCGGTCGATCAGGCACACATGAAGGAGCGCATTGTACTGTTTCGCGATACGCCCGTTCATGCATGGGATGGGAACTTTCGCGTTCAGGGGACGCCGAAAATGTTGGCGTTGGCTTGGAATGCGGGGCTTTGCATGAAAAACTCGGATGGTTTCGGGTTATTCGACTTTTTCGCGCGAGGGAGGTGA
- the cas8b gene encoding type I-B CRISPR-associated protein Cas8b/Csh1, protein MLDAMVNLGRMLARGEGDENLLQSLIQPMPNVSGKEPYAVFVNLDTEACRLEFRTQECRESDREQIAQEWLWVGNAAGPNSPQWTATTNSLGYLLSQTLVNLYRMLPDNAALKVEVGDVLAQFAVDLGPQPGSEERYRYVLDVVQLGALPSEDWEELAASCRVESEGSIRGKSFVPNLEKAVMKAAQLTANRIPLWTFCINGQRVADHPDYRQLVLRDRVQGVFDEATQGVCSACGAEALVTPNFTRMKFKYYNTDKISFASGVDKKRFHRNLVLCQNCYQALLAAEAFVHGQMRTRVGHLRFYVIPEIFGAVEDVNVREWGNIVQRTVQSVLNFESVATLEDEMEQIREEFSNLGYAVNLLFHVWNNAELRLYNLVRDVPKARFDLLRRTFRRYGRVAVDLLGIPASESKYWVPDFRALYRLIPVTQTNRAQEYRRMLQLFDALLTGQAISYRTLMESFCRLIQIHRFGRYAATNVSAPRAGYELSQLTNDVLLANVILSMLQELGQLAGAPFKREGIDVERDTPLDGDAFLQEVGYRPAQEALFWLGAAIASVANAQRNNRLDSMPVLEKINYRGMNASDIIRLVGKVEEAFQQYKLFNWPKESNVLFRMHLAFAQVLETNPPRWKPEHRLTDEEAVFYILSGLAFRRRQFFGKRNKETLSTDEPSAALYTPNNDVQREEA, encoded by the coding sequence ATGCTGGATGCCATGGTGAACTTGGGACGCATGTTAGCACGTGGTGAAGGGGACGAAAATCTCCTCCAAAGTTTGATTCAGCCGATGCCAAACGTTTCCGGAAAGGAGCCGTATGCGGTCTTCGTCAACTTGGATACCGAAGCCTGTAGGTTGGAGTTTCGGACCCAAGAGTGTCGGGAAAGTGATCGGGAACAGATTGCGCAGGAGTGGCTATGGGTTGGCAACGCGGCGGGGCCAAACAGTCCGCAGTGGACAGCCACAACCAATTCGCTCGGTTATCTCTTGTCTCAAACCTTGGTGAATCTTTACCGGATGTTGCCGGACAATGCTGCGCTAAAAGTGGAGGTTGGCGACGTGTTGGCGCAATTCGCCGTAGACCTTGGACCGCAGCCAGGTTCAGAAGAACGCTACCGATATGTGCTGGATGTTGTACAACTGGGCGCTCTCCCGTCGGAAGACTGGGAGGAGTTAGCTGCCTCTTGCCGAGTGGAATCAGAGGGCAGCATTCGGGGAAAGTCCTTCGTTCCAAATTTGGAGAAAGCAGTGATGAAGGCAGCTCAACTGACGGCGAATCGTATCCCTCTATGGACGTTCTGTATCAACGGGCAGCGGGTGGCTGACCACCCGGATTATCGTCAATTGGTGTTGCGCGACCGGGTTCAGGGGGTGTTCGACGAGGCTACACAGGGCGTGTGTTCCGCCTGTGGAGCCGAGGCGTTGGTCACGCCGAACTTTACGAGGATGAAGTTCAAGTACTACAACACAGACAAAATTTCCTTTGCCAGCGGTGTGGATAAAAAGCGGTTCCATCGCAATCTCGTGCTCTGCCAAAACTGTTATCAGGCGCTGCTGGCGGCGGAAGCTTTTGTCCATGGGCAAATGCGTACCCGTGTTGGGCACCTGCGATTTTATGTGATTCCCGAGATCTTCGGGGCTGTGGAAGACGTCAACGTGCGAGAGTGGGGCAACATCGTGCAGCGGACTGTCCAATCGGTGCTCAACTTTGAAAGCGTCGCCACGTTGGAAGATGAAATGGAACAGATTCGGGAGGAGTTTTCGAATCTGGGATATGCGGTGAATTTGTTGTTCCACGTGTGGAACAACGCGGAGCTTCGCTTGTACAACTTGGTTCGAGATGTGCCCAAGGCGCGGTTTGACTTGCTGCGCCGAACCTTCCGGCGCTATGGGCGGGTGGCCGTAGATTTGCTTGGGATCCCCGCATCAGAGTCCAAGTATTGGGTTCCTGACTTCCGGGCGTTGTACCGACTGATTCCCGTGACACAGACCAATCGTGCACAAGAGTATCGGCGTATGCTGCAGTTGTTTGATGCGTTGTTGACTGGACAAGCCATATCGTACCGAACGTTGATGGAATCATTCTGCCGATTGATTCAAATTCATCGATTTGGTCGATATGCGGCCACGAATGTGTCGGCGCCGCGCGCAGGATATGAATTATCACAATTAACAAATGACGTGCTTCTGGCCAACGTGATATTATCCATGCTTCAAGAACTGGGGCAATTGGCGGGGGCGCCTTTCAAACGGGAGGGAATCGATGTGGAAAGAGATACGCCACTGGATGGAGACGCGTTTCTGCAGGAAGTAGGCTATCGCCCAGCGCAAGAGGCGCTATTCTGGTTGGGTGCCGCAATTGCCAGCGTGGCCAACGCGCAGCGGAACAATCGTCTAGATTCGATGCCTGTGTTGGAAAAAATCAATTATCGGGGTATGAATGCAAGTGACATCATTCGATTGGTGGGAAAGGTTGAGGAAGCGTTCCAGCAGTATAAGCTATTCAATTGGCCGAAGGAATCCAATGTATTGTTCCGTATGCATCTTGCCTTTGCACAGGTGCTAGAAACGAATCCTCCGCGTTGGAAGCCGGAGCACCGATTGACCGATGAAGAAGCTGTGTTCTATATCTTGTCTGGACTTGCATTTCGTCGAAGACAATTTTTTGGTAAGCGGAACAAGGAAACCCTGTCTACGGACGAACCGTCTGCAGCGCTTTATACACCAAATAATGATGTACAAAGGGAGGAAGCGTAA
- the cas7b gene encoding type I-B CRISPR-associated protein Cas7/Csh2, with amino-acid sequence MNNSELLFLYDAQLANPNGDPDDENRPRMDYQSRRNLVSDVRLKRYIRDYLQDAGHELYVAQPRQGEVVTADKRLQTVLGGKKPTVKDLPEILDQLMDIRLFGATMPIKGEGGGAGSSIQVTGPVQFTWGYSLNHVDLVNSYTISSRFSSQDEKNQGTFGKDYRVYYSLLTFAGVVSGKRAEISRLTESDLAWLDQALVEAIPLQTTRSKIGQFPRLYMRVEYVDDRTVLGDWRELLDLDEKENLRSTADVRLRVDRLVARITEARARIAAVHLWQHPDFRVWYGAESVRLADVIDSAAAGLVVPVETGLKAGSQ; translated from the coding sequence ATGAACAATAGTGAACTGCTGTTTCTTTATGATGCTCAATTGGCAAACCCCAATGGTGATCCAGACGACGAAAACCGCCCGCGCATGGATTACCAGTCGCGACGCAATCTGGTGAGTGACGTCCGGCTCAAACGCTACATACGTGATTACCTTCAGGATGCCGGACACGAACTGTATGTAGCACAGCCACGTCAGGGAGAAGTCGTGACCGCGGACAAGCGGCTGCAGACTGTACTGGGCGGGAAAAAGCCGACGGTCAAGGATTTGCCTGAGATTCTTGATCAACTCATGGACATCCGGCTGTTTGGCGCAACCATGCCGATCAAAGGGGAGGGAGGCGGCGCTGGTTCTTCAATTCAAGTGACAGGGCCGGTGCAATTCACCTGGGGATACTCTCTGAATCACGTGGACCTCGTGAATTCGTATACCATCAGTTCTCGATTCAGTTCCCAGGATGAGAAGAACCAAGGTACTTTTGGGAAAGACTATCGTGTCTACTATTCTCTGCTCACGTTTGCGGGAGTGGTCAGCGGTAAACGAGCGGAGATCAGCCGCTTGACGGAGTCCGACTTGGCTTGGCTGGACCAAGCGTTGGTAGAGGCGATTCCACTGCAGACCACACGCAGCAAAATCGGTCAGTTTCCACGCCTGTACATGCGTGTGGAATATGTAGATGACCGCACGGTGCTCGGGGATTGGCGGGAACTGTTGGATCTCGACGAGAAGGAGAATCTGCGCAGTACTGCTGACGTTCGGCTGCGGGTGGATCGGTTGGTGGCCCGGATTACAGAAGCCAGGGCGCGAATCGCGGCAGTGCATCTGTGGCAGCATCCGGATTTTCGTGTCTGGTATGGTGCGGAGTCCGTGCGATTGGCCGATGTCATCGATTCAGCCGCCGCAGGACTGGTGGTTCCGGTTGAGACTGGGTTGAAAGCGGGATCACAATGA
- the cas5 gene encoding CRISPR-associated protein Cas5, with amino-acid sequence MTIQAGGMVVFELSGRMAHFRKIHTNSSSLTYLLPPRTTLSGIVAAILGLERDTYYEHLGPTQARLTASLRTPVRTVIQTMNNLFVKSPSEVSGGSGHTQVPTELVVPEVASEQLVYRVYFSHADQAVMETLAGRVAAQMPAYPISLGTAPMLASIRLVEVLAAHQLERIPPGVDLSLMTPCLMEDVLGWTDVVDPFGTGVQVIKDLMPYSFGPGRSRGWNREFLVERKGQPLPVRLRCQAWRLTYENQESEMVAFAEDGGSAR; translated from the coding sequence ATGACAATACAAGCAGGCGGCATGGTCGTTTTTGAGCTCAGCGGCAGGATGGCACATTTCCGAAAAATCCACACGAACTCGTCGTCCTTGACCTATCTCTTGCCGCCAAGAACAACACTCAGCGGAATCGTGGCCGCCATTTTGGGGCTTGAGCGGGACACGTACTACGAGCATCTGGGTCCGACACAAGCGAGACTGACGGCGTCATTGCGCACTCCCGTACGCACGGTGATACAGACCATGAACAACCTGTTTGTGAAATCCCCCTCGGAGGTATCGGGGGGAAGCGGTCACACGCAGGTACCTACAGAACTGGTGGTACCGGAAGTGGCGTCGGAGCAGTTGGTGTATCGTGTGTACTTCTCTCATGCAGACCAAGCAGTCATGGAAACCTTGGCTGGGAGAGTGGCGGCACAGATGCCGGCATATCCGATATCCCTTGGCACAGCGCCGATGCTCGCTTCAATCCGACTGGTGGAAGTGCTTGCGGCTCATCAGCTGGAACGCATACCACCAGGAGTGGATCTCTCGTTGATGACGCCCTGTTTGATGGAGGATGTGCTGGGGTGGACGGATGTTGTCGACCCGTTCGGGACGGGGGTACAGGTCATCAAGGATTTGATGCCGTACAGTTTTGGCCCTGGCCGAAGCCGCGGGTGGAACCGGGAGTTTCTGGTCGAGCGCAAGGGACAACCGCTGCCAGTCCGGCTGCGGTGTCAGGCGTGGCGACTGACCTATGAGAATCAAGAGAGTGAAATGGTTGCTTTTGCGGAGGATGGTGGTTCGGCACGATGA
- the cas3 gene encoding CRISPR-associated helicase Cas3', which yields MSVLSHIRRDADGNVVSTTLLATHLQAVASAARAALVSGDETLQRLGALAGLTHDFGKFTSYFQSYLQTGMPHPKGLQQHAFISALYAAFTAYRAQKEHAWLSAWDPLLIYLAVKHHHGDFLNLDLDVGRQFMRGPDPLAISNALADPLDRTSQQIQDLTPRLAIVEQALLEAASVVQDWLPPDWQPNVAAFLQYGWWQTFDQLVKDARVYRRTAEREGHIQYIRLLGCFSALIDADKRDAAQLESGQRPAVPTRIVDDYVHRNFSADSSMANVRRGLYEQVTERASAHARARLFTLTAPTGSGKTLSALAAAMQLRRHAVEQGRMAPRIIYAMPFTSIIDQNAGVLRSVLSAVDGFTNNESQYLLVHHHLAPVQAQRDGVERPVDEALMLQEAWDSEFIVTTYVQLFDTLLGYRNRALKRFHRLTNAILILDEVQSLPAEYWPLIGKVLELAARTSNVQVILMTATQPRFLTAEAVELAGDEKEVAQRFTALDRVDLHVDLFPLSIDAFVDAFLDEYDPQQSYLLIFNTIHTSIEVFQRLQQRLGGANAYMSYLSGNVVPVMRRERVDSLRATTQPVLIVATQVVEAGVDLDVHVVYRELAPLDAVVQSAGRCNRNNTRGRRGAVRVFQLQPESGRRPSMEVVYKRFKAEATMRTLRKYVEDEQRGMIREAELPRLVTDYFQALSEQISSGDSSQIWQAVSELNFAPGGNHERLAVCDFQLITEYPSYVNLFVECNDTAAELWAWYQDDVRREPDWRRRQENYLRRKAEFHGYILSVHRKRALALGAKPADEDVDGLWYLPGVGGDHAYYDPMTGLAYHPEDVALML from the coding sequence ATGAGTGTGCTTTCTCACATTCGGCGGGATGCGGACGGCAACGTGGTTTCTACGACTCTTCTCGCTACACATCTTCAAGCCGTGGCCAGTGCTGCTCGTGCAGCATTGGTCTCCGGCGATGAAACGTTGCAGCGACTGGGGGCTCTGGCGGGGCTGACCCATGATTTCGGAAAATTCACGTCTTATTTTCAATCCTATTTGCAAACCGGCATGCCACATCCCAAGGGACTTCAACAACACGCGTTCATTTCAGCGCTGTACGCAGCTTTTACGGCGTATCGTGCACAGAAAGAACATGCGTGGCTGTCTGCATGGGACCCACTCCTGATTTATTTGGCAGTGAAGCATCACCATGGGGACTTCCTGAACCTCGATTTGGACGTGGGTCGTCAGTTCATGCGCGGTCCGGATCCACTCGCGATTTCGAATGCATTGGCAGATCCGTTGGATAGGACGAGTCAGCAGATTCAGGATTTAACGCCGCGTTTGGCGATCGTCGAGCAAGCGTTGCTTGAAGCGGCAAGCGTTGTACAGGACTGGCTTCCACCAGACTGGCAGCCGAACGTCGCTGCGTTCTTGCAGTACGGATGGTGGCAGACCTTTGACCAACTGGTCAAGGATGCGCGCGTCTACCGACGCACTGCCGAGCGAGAAGGTCACATCCAGTATATCCGTCTGCTCGGTTGTTTTTCCGCGTTGATCGACGCGGACAAGCGTGATGCAGCGCAATTGGAGAGTGGGCAACGCCCGGCGGTTCCCACGCGGATTGTGGACGATTACGTACACCGGAATTTTTCTGCCGATTCATCCATGGCAAATGTACGACGGGGCCTGTATGAGCAAGTCACTGAACGGGCTTCGGCACATGCCCGTGCCCGGTTGTTCACCCTCACGGCACCGACCGGGAGCGGTAAAACCCTGTCGGCGCTGGCTGCGGCGATGCAGTTGCGCAGACATGCGGTGGAGCAAGGCCGTATGGCGCCCCGTATCATTTACGCGATGCCGTTCACCAGCATTATCGATCAGAATGCGGGCGTACTGCGCAGCGTTCTGTCCGCAGTGGACGGATTTACGAATAATGAGTCCCAATATTTATTGGTGCATCATCACCTCGCGCCTGTTCAGGCACAGCGGGATGGTGTCGAGCGGCCGGTGGATGAGGCGTTGATGTTGCAGGAAGCGTGGGACAGCGAGTTCATCGTCACGACCTATGTTCAGCTTTTCGACACGCTGCTGGGTTATCGCAATCGCGCACTCAAGCGCTTCCACCGTTTGACCAACGCCATTCTCATTTTGGACGAGGTCCAGAGCTTGCCAGCAGAATACTGGCCATTGATAGGGAAGGTACTTGAATTAGCGGCTCGTACCAGCAATGTCCAGGTGATTTTGATGACGGCAACTCAACCGCGCTTCCTGACCGCCGAGGCGGTGGAACTGGCTGGAGATGAGAAGGAAGTGGCACAGCGGTTTACGGCGCTAGACAGGGTCGATCTACATGTTGATTTGTTCCCACTTTCGATCGACGCGTTTGTCGACGCATTTTTGGACGAGTACGATCCGCAGCAGTCCTATCTCCTTATCTTTAATACGATTCACACGTCCATCGAGGTTTTTCAACGCTTGCAGCAACGCTTGGGTGGTGCAAATGCGTACATGTCGTACTTGTCTGGCAACGTCGTACCGGTGATGCGCAGAGAGCGAGTGGACTCATTAAGGGCGACCACCCAACCGGTGTTGATTGTGGCCACGCAGGTGGTGGAAGCCGGGGTTGATTTGGACGTACACGTGGTTTACCGCGAACTGGCACCGTTGGATGCGGTCGTGCAATCGGCTGGACGTTGCAATCGAAACAACACACGGGGTCGACGAGGAGCGGTTCGAGTCTTTCAATTGCAGCCGGAGTCAGGCAGACGTCCCTCCATGGAGGTTGTGTACAAACGATTTAAAGCTGAGGCCACGATGCGTACGCTGCGAAAGTATGTGGAAGATGAACAGCGAGGTATGATTCGCGAGGCGGAACTTCCCAGACTGGTTACGGATTACTTTCAAGCGCTTTCAGAACAGATTTCTTCAGGAGATAGCTCGCAAATCTGGCAAGCGGTCTCCGAGTTGAATTTTGCCCCTGGTGGAAATCACGAGCGTCTTGCTGTGTGCGATTTTCAACTGATTACGGAGTATCCATCATATGTGAACCTGTTTGTGGAATGCAATGATACTGCGGCGGAGCTGTGGGCGTGGTATCAGGACGATGTACGGAGAGAACCGGATTGGCGTCGTCGTCAGGAGAATTATCTCCGTCGCAAGGCCGAATTTCACGGGTATATCCTATCAGTGCATCGGAAACGGGCACTCGCGCTCGGCGCCAAGCCAGCGGATGAGGACGTGGATGGGCTTTGGTATCTACCTGGGGTTGGCGGTGATCACGCCTATTATGACCCGATGACGGGGTTAGCGTATCATCCCGAAGACGTAGCGCTCATGCTTTGA
- the cas4 gene encoding CRISPR-associated protein Cas4, with translation MADTVPDEVHVTGTLVWYYHVCPREAWLMSRQLTPDEEDDNIRIGRLIHEESYVRFAREVTTAAGKMDRLVRRDGQWVVYEVKKSSRHEVSARMQLLYYLLQLHEDGVEAVGELHFPEERRVVRVTLGPSEMCEIQNTVKEIQTLMSQPLPPPPKRIPVCRQCAYAEFCWA, from the coding sequence GTGGCAGACACAGTTCCAGATGAAGTACACGTCACCGGCACGCTGGTGTGGTACTACCATGTCTGCCCGCGCGAGGCCTGGTTGATGTCGCGGCAACTGACGCCCGACGAAGAAGATGACAACATTCGCATCGGTCGTCTGATTCATGAGGAGTCGTATGTTCGCTTTGCACGTGAGGTGACCACCGCAGCAGGAAAGATGGACAGGCTTGTGCGTCGGGATGGCCAGTGGGTGGTGTATGAAGTTAAGAAAAGCTCCCGCCATGAAGTGTCAGCCCGGATGCAACTGTTGTACTACCTCCTCCAATTGCATGAAGATGGCGTGGAGGCGGTAGGGGAACTGCATTTTCCGGAGGAGAGACGCGTGGTACGGGTGACGTTAGGACCCTCGGAGATGTGTGAAATTCAAAATACGGTGAAGGAAATTCAAACCCTGATGTCACAGCCCTTACCACCGCCGCCAAAGCGGATCCCCGTATGTCGTCAATGTGCGTATGCGGAGTTCTGCTGGGCGTGA